A stretch of the Oceanicola sp. D3 genome encodes the following:
- the greA gene encoding transcription elongation factor GreA, giving the protein MDKIPMTRAGHTALDTELKQLKSVERPAIIKAIAEAREHGDLSENAEYHSAKEKQSFIEGRIKEIEGVLSLSDVIDPARLSGSIKFGATVTVADEDTDEEKTWQIVGEHEADIERGLLNIKSPIARALIGKDEGDSVEVRTPGGDKSYEVLSIKYI; this is encoded by the coding sequence ATGGATAAGATACCGATGACCCGCGCGGGCCATACCGCGCTCGATACCGAATTGAAGCAGCTCAAAAGCGTTGAGCGCCCCGCAATCATCAAGGCGATCGCGGAAGCCCGCGAGCATGGCGATCTGTCGGAGAATGCCGAGTATCATTCCGCCAAGGAAAAGCAGAGCTTCATCGAGGGCCGGATCAAGGAGATCGAGGGCGTGCTCTCGCTCTCCGATGTGATCGACCCGGCGCGGCTTTCCGGCTCGATCAAGTTCGGCGCCACCGTGACCGTGGCCGATGAAGACACCGACGAAGAGAAGACCTGGCAGATCGTTGGCGAGCACGAGGCCGACATCGAGCGCGGGCTGCTCAACATCAAGTCGCCCATCGCGCGGGCGCTGATCGGCAAGGATGAGGGCGATAGCGTCGAAGTGCGCACACCCGGCGGCGACAAGAGCTACGAAGTTCTGAGCATCAAATACATCTGA
- a CDS encoding phosphatase PAP2 family protein codes for MRNFLRFVAFYFLAGVAFVVLVRDDPVALILDLGASLPTSAIFFVQKAWWLILAFVALFFVLPKGELVSRIPRAFVVLMACNLFFLTFTMVKTSLPYALPFWADPPLAEIDRLLHFGVDPYVLTHAVGSWIPPGAAMALYMGIWLVPAMYLPVILVLFDGDRARVGRFLLLYCVGWALLGSVLALGGMSAGPIFYDRLLGGERFAGLIAALEASGISDSTVGGVQDFLWSVYESGTQGVGSGISAFPSVHVGMACVVSLYLYERARWLAPLALAVVAAFQFLSVHLGWHYAVDGYVSIAVIVATWAWAKRRQSAKAAPEMADFSPETI; via the coding sequence ATGCGCAACTTCCTGAGATTCGTGGCATTCTACTTCCTTGCGGGGGTGGCGTTTGTGGTTTTGGTGCGGGACGATCCGGTTGCCCTGATCCTCGACCTCGGCGCATCGCTGCCGACATCGGCCATCTTTTTCGTGCAGAAGGCGTGGTGGCTCATCCTCGCCTTCGTGGCGCTCTTCTTCGTGCTGCCGAAGGGCGAGCTGGTGAGCCGTATTCCGCGTGCCTTTGTGGTGCTGATGGCCTGCAACCTGTTTTTCCTCACCTTCACCATGGTCAAGACCAGCCTGCCCTATGCCCTGCCCTTCTGGGCCGACCCACCGCTGGCCGAGATTGACCGGCTGCTGCACTTTGGCGTTGATCCCTACGTGCTGACCCATGCCGTGGGCAGCTGGATTCCGCCCGGCGCGGCGATGGCGCTTTATATGGGAATCTGGCTGGTGCCGGCGATGTATCTGCCTGTGATCCTTGTTCTCTTTGATGGCGATCGCGCGCGTGTGGGCCGGTTTTTGCTGCTCTATTGCGTGGGCTGGGCGCTGCTCGGATCGGTGCTGGCGCTGGGCGGCATGTCGGCCGGGCCGATCTTTTATGACCGCCTGCTTGGGGGCGAGCGGTTTGCCGGGCTGATCGCGGCGCTGGAGGCCAGTGGCATCAGTGACAGCACGGTGGGTGGGGTGCAGGACTTTCTGTGGAGCGTTTATGAGAGCGGCACGCAGGGCGTGGGCTCGGGTATTTCGGCCTTCCCCAGCGTGCATGTGGGCATGGCCTGTGTTGTCTCGCTTTACCTTTACGAACGCGCCCGCTGGCTCGCCCCGCTGGCTTTGGCGGTGGTTGCGGCCTTCCAGTTTCTGTCGGTGCATCTGGGCTGGCACTATGCGGTGGATGGCTATGTTTCCATTGCGGTGATCGTCGCCACATGGGCCTGGGCGAAGCGTCGACAATCGGCGAAAGCTGCCCCGGAAATGGCGGATTTCAGCCCCGAAACCATCTGA
- a CDS encoding phosphatase PAP2 family protein, whose protein sequence is MFGNAIAHLRRGADQPFHAHEVSWFLRFALLYFIAASILVGSLVGLNAVAVPAMGGGINFFFFIRDVLLGVFPVLIVLFIVIGWQRIKLRGGALLKVFAACVIMQSGFTMMKGSLPMLMPFYADPFFADLDLALHGVDPWVWAHGLIGMGEGQKLFLAYTTLWGVWALLFPVILVVVDSDRARVKRFMILFLSAWVLLGNVVAFGGLSVGPIFYDRLLGGERFAGLIAVLNDGGIQQTTIGMTQDALWRLYSQGAESIGSGISAFPSVHVAVASVAAFYLAERSRWLALPGFGYLALVLFLSVYTGYHYAVDGYASILVIGALWAALKWHAAARSARAESPAGALAPAE, encoded by the coding sequence ATGTTTGGCAATGCGATTGCACATCTGCGCAGGGGGGCGGACCAGCCCTTTCACGCCCATGAAGTTTCATGGTTTCTGCGCTTCGCCCTTCTCTATTTCATCGCTGCCTCGATCCTTGTCGGCAGCCTTGTTGGCCTGAACGCCGTGGCCGTTCCGGCGATGGGCGGGGGGATCAACTTTTTCTTCTTTATCCGCGATGTGCTGCTGGGCGTGTTCCCGGTTCTTATTGTGCTCTTCATCGTTATCGGATGGCAACGGATCAAGCTGCGCGGCGGGGCGCTACTGAAGGTGTTTGCAGCCTGCGTGATCATGCAATCGGGCTTCACCATGATGAAGGGCTCCCTGCCGATGCTGATGCCCTTTTACGCTGACCCGTTCTTTGCCGATCTGGACCTCGCCCTGCACGGGGTGGACCCGTGGGTTTGGGCGCATGGCCTGATCGGGATGGGTGAGGGGCAAAAGCTATTTCTTGCCTACACGACTTTGTGGGGCGTTTGGGCGCTTCTGTTTCCGGTGATCCTCGTGGTGGTCGACAGTGACCGGGCGCGGGTGAAGCGGTTCATGATCCTGTTTCTTTCGGCGTGGGTGCTGCTGGGCAACGTGGTGGCCTTTGGGGGCCTCTCCGTCGGGCCGATCTTTTATGACCGGCTGCTGGGCGGCGAGCGCTTTGCCGGGCTGATTGCCGTGCTGAACGATGGCGGTATTCAGCAGACCACCATCGGAATGACGCAGGACGCGCTGTGGAGGCTGTATTCACAGGGGGCCGAGTCCATCGGCTCGGGTATTTCGGCCTTTCCCAGCGTGCATGTGGCCGTGGCTTCTGTGGCGGCGTTCTATCTTGCCGAACGCAGCCGTTGGCTGGCGCTGCCGGGCTTTGGATACCTCGCGCTTGTGCTGTTTCTATCGGTCTACACCGGCTACCACTACGCGGTGGATGGCTATGCCTCGATACTGGTGATCGGCGCGCTCTGGGCGGCCCTGAAGTGGCATGCCGCCGCCCGCTCTGCCCGCGCCGAAAGCCCGGCCGGAGCGCTCGCCCCGGCCGAGTAA
- a CDS encoding SDR family NAD(P)-dependent oxidoreductase yields the protein MQTQSPIALITGGSRGLGRAMATHLAQSGVTPIITYHSNTTAAEEVVAEARAAGVEAAALQLNTEDTASFAAFAEALPNTLATLGGTRLDILVNNAGYGAHTPIGETSEADFDAMMQVHVKGPYFLTQSLLPLLADGARVLNVSSGLTRFSFPGMAAYSMAKGAVEVMTRYMALELGARGIAVNTLAPGAIETDFGGGMVRDDPEMKARISEMSAMGRPGLPEDIGTAVAALLAGPSNWITGQRIEASGGTLL from the coding sequence ATGCAAACCCAATCCCCCATCGCCCTCATCACCGGCGGCAGCCGCGGCCTTGGCCGCGCCATGGCCACCCATCTTGCGCAAAGCGGGGTCACGCCGATCATCACCTACCACTCCAACACCACGGCTGCCGAGGAGGTGGTGGCCGAAGCCCGCGCCGCCGGGGTGGAGGCCGCCGCGCTGCAGCTCAACACCGAAGACACCGCCAGCTTTGCCGCCTTTGCTGAGGCCCTGCCGAACACGCTCGCCACCCTCGGCGGCACCCGGCTCGACATTCTGGTGAACAACGCGGGCTACGGTGCCCACACCCCGATTGGCGAAACTTCCGAGGCCGATTTCGATGCGATGATGCAGGTGCACGTCAAAGGCCCCTACTTCCTCACCCAGTCGCTGCTGCCCCTGCTCGCCGATGGCGCGCGTGTGCTCAACGTCTCTTCCGGGCTCACCCGCTTTTCCTTCCCCGGCATGGCGGCCTATTCCATGGCCAAGGGCGCGGTCGAGGTGATGACCCGCTACATGGCCCTTGAACTCGGCGCGCGCGGCATCGCCGTCAACACGCTGGCTCCCGGCGCGATCGAAACCGACTTCGGCGGCGGCATGGTGCGTGATGATCCCGAGATGAAGGCGCGCATCTCCGAGATGTCCGCCATGGGCCGCCCCGGCCTGCCCGAAGATATCGGCACCGCCGTCGCGGCCCTGCTGGCAGGCCCGAGCAACTGGATCACCGGCCAGCGCATCGAAGCCTCCGGCGGCACGCTGCTCTAA
- a CDS encoding AraC family transcriptional regulator, with protein sequence MDHRALIAALNDHADRVGDGNMPLESGVPGLLLMRCGRVTELEPVVYQPVLCVVLQGAKEVWSGEVPYIFRAGQSSVVTCDLPTRARVLEAPYLSLALQIDVGMLTELAAEMNKPSDERPEAVSQGVADAALMDGLTRLYRLKDTPAAIDQLAPLIRRELHFWLLNSSHGPALAALARRDSHASRIARATAEIRRSYDAPLRVAALARLAGMSASTFHDHFKAMTGTTPLQFQKRLRLVEARRLIEADGKSVSQAAFAVGYESPTQFSREFSRMFGAPPSRMQRAVARV encoded by the coding sequence ATGGATCATCGCGCCCTGATTGCTGCCCTGAATGACCATGCCGACCGGGTTGGGGACGGGAATATGCCGCTGGAGAGCGGGGTGCCGGGGCTGTTGCTGATGCGCTGCGGGCGGGTGACGGAGCTGGAGCCGGTGGTTTATCAGCCGGTCCTGTGTGTGGTGCTGCAGGGGGCAAAGGAAGTGTGGTCGGGGGAGGTGCCCTATATCTTCCGGGCCGGGCAAAGCTCGGTGGTGACCTGCGATTTACCCACGCGGGCACGGGTGCTGGAGGCGCCCTACCTTTCGCTGGCGCTGCAGATTGACGTGGGGATGCTGACCGAGCTGGCCGCCGAGATGAACAAGCCGAGCGACGAAAGGCCGGAGGCGGTGAGCCAAGGCGTGGCGGATGCGGCGCTGATGGACGGGCTGACGCGGCTCTACCGGCTGAAGGACACGCCCGCCGCGATTGACCAGCTTGCCCCGCTGATCCGGCGGGAGCTGCACTTTTGGCTGCTGAACTCGTCGCACGGGCCTGCGCTGGCGGCGCTTGCCCGGCGCGACAGCCATGCCTCCCGCATTGCCCGCGCCACCGCCGAGATCCGCCGCAGCTATGACGCGCCGCTGCGGGTTGCCGCGCTGGCGCGGCTTGCGGGCATGTCGGCCTCGACCTTCCACGACCACTTCAAGGCGATGACCGGCACCACGCCGCTGCAATTTCAAAAACGGCTCCGGTTGGTTGAAGCGCGGCGGCTGATCGAGGCGGATGGCAAGAGCGTGAGCCAGGCCGCCTTTGCGGTGGGCTATGAGAGCCCGACGCAGTTCAGCCGCGAGTTTAGCCGGATGTTTGGCGCGCCGCCCAGCCGGATGCAGCGCGCGGTCGCCCGGGTTTGA
- a CDS encoding YncE family protein, whose translation MKRIAAAIALSASLALPAAANLPTGGLGGFSLSPDGTTLLAGGDNRVIYMIDTATMEVKDRIWSPTMPVWIDHSADGSLVYVLDSDDLLTAYAAADMSKKWEIQRVRDMAFRPEAQRIVIWKGVSGGSEIAVIDAATGGQVKTVTTPEPLAIESAGLSDDGTTLLAITRQQKTEDETKEKPGDDVKGLEKEIFRKKHDGYVSSLLKIDLEAGTTEALPSWYSASNFDDIRAVGEQVFYLKPGSDPMVLGADGEVTMLDLQRTNGDYVEISPDGSEMVAGDGGKVSFIPVTGGAPLTLGVEDLPGWFEKTQGFEYLPDGKVLAVTDGWRIVVIDRAAGTATAYPVY comes from the coding sequence ATGAAGCGCATTGCCGCTGCCATTGCCCTATCCGCATCCCTTGCCCTGCCCGCTGCCGCCAACCTGCCCACCGGCGGCCTTGGCGGCTTTTCCCTCAGCCCTGACGGCACCACCCTGCTGGCCGGGGGCGACAACCGGGTGATCTATATGATCGACACCGCGACGATGGAGGTGAAAGACCGGATCTGGAGCCCGACCATGCCGGTGTGGATCGACCATTCTGCCGATGGCAGCCTTGTCTACGTGCTCGACAGCGATGACCTGCTCACCGCCTATGCCGCAGCGGACATGAGCAAGAAATGGGAGATCCAGCGGGTGCGCGACATGGCCTTTCGGCCCGAGGCGCAGCGGATCGTGATCTGGAAGGGCGTTTCGGGCGGCAGCGAGATTGCAGTGATCGACGCGGCCACCGGCGGGCAGGTGAAGACGGTGACCACGCCCGAGCCGCTGGCGATCGAGAGCGCCGGGTTGAGCGACGATGGCACCACCCTTCTGGCGATCACCCGGCAACAGAAGACCGAGGATGAGACCAAGGAAAAGCCCGGCGATGATGTGAAGGGGCTGGAAAAGGAGATCTTTCGCAAAAAGCACGATGGCTATGTGTCGTCGCTGCTGAAGATCGACCTTGAGGCCGGCACCACCGAGGCGCTGCCAAGCTGGTACAGCGCTTCGAACTTCGACGATATCCGGGCGGTGGGCGAGCAGGTTTTCTACCTCAAGCCGGGCAGCGACCCGATGGTGCTGGGGGCCGACGGCGAGGTGACGATGCTCGATTTGCAGCGCACCAATGGCGATTATGTCGAGATCAGCCCGGACGGCTCGGAGATGGTGGCGGGCGATGGCGGCAAAGTGAGCTTCATCCCGGTGACGGGCGGCGCGCCGCTGACGCTGGGGGTGGAAGACCTGCCCGGCTGGTTCGAGAAGACCCAGGGCTTTGAGTACCTTCCCGATGGCAAGGTGCTGGCGGTGACGGATGGCTGGCGGATTGTAGTGATCGACCGGGCGGCGGGCACGGCCACGGCCTATCCGGTGTATTGA
- the secE gene encoding preprotein translocase subunit SecE: protein MASANPLQFIQQVRTEVGKVVWPTRREVVLTTVMVFIMAMLTGAFFFLVDWLIRTGLTQILGMFG from the coding sequence ATGGCCAGCGCCAATCCGCTTCAGTTCATCCAGCAGGTCCGCACCGAGGTGGGCAAGGTCGTTTGGCCGACCCGCCGCGAAGTGGTGCTGACCACGGTGATGGTGTTCATCATGGCGATGCTCACCGGCGCGTTCTTCTTCCTCGTCGACTGGCTGATCCGCACCGGGCTGACGCAAATTCTGGGCATGTTCGGCTGA
- the nusG gene encoding transcription termination/antitermination protein NusG, with amino-acid sequence MAKRWYSVAVLSNFEKKVAEQIRTDAEANGLTEEIEEVLVPTEEVIEVRRGKKVTAERRFMPGYVLVRMDMSDAGYHLITSINRVTGFLGPQGRPMPMRDSEVEAILGRVEEGEAAPRSLITFEVGENVNVTDGPFEGFSGNVEEVDDEGQRLKVTVSIFGRATPVELEFTQVTKQV; translated from the coding sequence ATGGCGAAACGGTGGTATTCGGTGGCGGTGCTCTCCAACTTCGAGAAGAAGGTGGCCGAGCAGATCCGGACGGATGCGGAGGCCAATGGGCTGACCGAGGAGATCGAAGAGGTTCTGGTGCCGACCGAAGAGGTCATCGAGGTGCGCCGGGGCAAGAAGGTGACTGCAGAGCGGCGGTTCATGCCCGGCTACGTGCTGGTGCGGATGGACATGAGCGATGCGGGCTATCACCTGATCACCTCGATCAACCGGGTCACCGGCTTTCTGGGGCCGCAGGGCCGCCCGATGCCGATGCGGGACTCCGAGGTTGAGGCGATCCTTGGCCGCGTTGAAGAGGGTGAGGCCGCGCCGCGCAGCCTGATCACCTTCGAGGTGGGCGAGAACGTGAACGTGACCGACGGGCCGTTTGAGGGCTTCAGCGGCAACGTGGAGGAGGTCGACGACGAGGGCCAGCGCCTGAAGGTGACAGTGTCGATCTTTGGCCGCGCCACGCCGGTGGAGCTGGAGTTTACTCAGGTGACCAAGCAGGTTTGA
- the rplK gene encoding 50S ribosomal protein L11 — protein MAKKVAGTMKLQVPAGQANPSPPVGPALGQRGINIMEFCKAFNAKTQEMEPGAPCPTVITYYQDKSFSMDIKTPPASYYLKKAAKVKSGANTPSRQTVGSVTVKQVREIAEAKMKDLNATDIEAAMKIIVGSANSMGIEVK, from the coding sequence ATGGCCAAGAAAGTAGCTGGCACCATGAAGCTTCAGGTGCCCGCCGGACAAGCGAACCCCTCTCCGCCGGTTGGTCCGGCGCTGGGTCAGCGCGGCATCAACATCATGGAATTCTGCAAGGCGTTCAACGCCAAGACGCAGGAGATGGAGCCGGGTGCGCCCTGCCCGACCGTGATCACCTACTACCAGGACAAGTCGTTCTCGATGGATATCAAGACGCCCCCCGCGTCTTACTATCTGAAGAAGGCGGCCAAGGTGAAATCCGGGGCCAACACCCCGTCGCGCCAGACGGTTGGCTCTGTCACCGTGAAGCAGGTGCGCGAGATTGCCGAAGCCAAGATGAAAGATCTGAACGCGACCGATATCGAGGCCGCGATGAAGATCATCGTCGGGTCCGCGAACTCCATGGGCATCGAGGTGAAGTAA
- the rplA gene encoding 50S ribosomal protein L1, with product MAKIGKRTRAAREAFEGKLNVTVEEAVALVKNNANAKFDETVEIAMNLGVDPRHADQMVRGKVALPNGTGKEVRVAVFARGEKADEAKAAGADVVGAEDLMETVQGGKIDFDRCIATPDMMPIVGRLGKVLGPRNLMPNPKVGTVTMDVKEAVEAAKGGEVQFKAEKAGVVHAGIGKASFDEAKLVENVRAFVDAVSKAKPTGAKGTYMTKIAISSTMGPGVTIEVDNALGN from the coding sequence ATGGCAAAAATCGGAAAACGTACCCGCGCCGCTCGCGAAGCCTTTGAAGGCAAGCTGAACGTCACCGTGGAAGAGGCCGTGGCCCTGGTGAAGAACAACGCCAATGCGAAGTTCGACGAGACCGTCGAAATCGCGATGAACCTCGGCGTCGACCCGCGCCACGCCGACCAGATGGTGCGCGGCAAGGTTGCCCTGCCCAACGGCACCGGCAAAGAGGTTCGCGTGGCCGTGTTCGCCCGTGGCGAGAAGGCTGATGAGGCCAAGGCCGCTGGCGCCGACGTGGTTGGCGCGGAAGACCTGATGGAAACCGTGCAGGGCGGCAAGATCGACTTCGATCGCTGCATCGCCACGCCCGACATGATGCCGATCGTCGGCCGTCTCGGCAAAGTGCTCGGCCCGCGTAACCTGATGCCGAACCCCAAGGTCGGCACGGTGACGATGGACGTCAAGGAAGCCGTGGAAGCTGCCAAGGGCGGTGAAGTGCAGTTCAAGGCCGAGAAGGCCGGTGTTGTGCATGCCGGGATCGGCAAGGCCTCTTTCGACGAAGCCAAGCTGGTGGAAAACGTGCGCGCCTTTGTGGACGCCGTCTCCAAGGCCAAGCCGACCGGCGCGAAGGGCACCTACATGACGAAGATCGCGATTTCTTCGACCATGGGCCCGGGCGTGACCATCGAAGTGGACAACGCGCTGGGCAACTGA
- a CDS encoding DUF1775 domain-containing protein, with the protein MFNHTIRAAFALCLAAGAADAHATLEQKEAAIGATTKITLRVPHGCDGEATHTVRVEIPEGFYAVKPMPKAGWALEVETGAYETPYDNHGTEMTEGVRAVTWSGGDLPDAFYDEFTLRGAVGPQMEAGEVLFFPAVQTCANGTAEWTDTSGSHDVSGPAPKLTLVAGDGGHGHAHGAAEKVTLGALEITAPAAAATLPNQPVAGGFMTITNTGNVDDVLIGARSEAAGRMEVHEMAMEGDVMKMRQLADGLPIPAGETVALEPGGYHIMFMELAGPMVAGEEAEVVLVFEKAGEVAVTFPVKPRDEIGGSGGHGGHGDHAGHGGN; encoded by the coding sequence ATGTTCAATCACACGATCAGGGCTGCATTCGCCCTGTGCCTCGCGGCGGGTGCCGCCGATGCCCATGCCACGCTGGAGCAGAAGGAGGCGGCCATTGGCGCAACGACCAAGATCACCCTGCGCGTGCCCCACGGCTGCGATGGGGAGGCGACGCATACGGTGCGGGTTGAGATCCCCGAGGGGTTTTATGCGGTGAAGCCGATGCCCAAGGCGGGCTGGGCGCTGGAGGTTGAGACGGGGGCTTATGAAACGCCCTATGACAACCACGGCACCGAGATGACCGAAGGCGTTCGGGCGGTGACGTGGAGCGGCGGCGATCTGCCGGATGCCTTTTATGACGAGTTCACCCTGCGCGGCGCGGTGGGGCCGCAGATGGAGGCGGGGGAGGTTTTGTTCTTCCCGGCGGTGCAGACCTGCGCCAATGGCACCGCTGAGTGGACCGATACCAGCGGTTCGCATGATGTAAGCGGGCCCGCGCCCAAGCTGACGCTTGTGGCCGGGGATGGCGGGCATGGCCACGCGCATGGCGCGGCCGAGAAGGTGACACTGGGCGCGCTGGAGATCACCGCGCCCGCCGCTGCCGCGACCCTGCCGAACCAGCCGGTGGCCGGGGGTTTCATGACCATCACCAACACCGGGAACGTGGACGATGTGCTGATTGGCGCACGCTCCGAGGCCGCCGGGCGCATGGAGGTGCACGAGATGGCCATGGAGGGCGACGTGATGAAGATGCGCCAGCTGGCCGATGGTTTGCCGATCCCGGCAGGGGAGACGGTGGCGCTGGAGCCGGGGGGTTACCACATCATGTTTATGGAGCTTGCCGGGCCGATGGTGGCCGGGGAAGAGGCTGAGGTGGTGCTGGTCTTCGAAAAGGCGGGCGAGGTTGCTGTGACCTTTCCGGTGAAGCCGCGTGACGAGATCGGCGGCAGCGGCGGCCATGGCGGGCACGGTGATCATGCCGGGCATGGGGGCAACTGA
- a CDS encoding SCO family protein codes for MAPAQKVALTVAGGLALLALLAVGWFAVLAPTMTEEAAIDLGHGDYVLEGTDGAAFTEETLRGAPTAVFFGFAHCPEVCPTTLGDIDLWQAELAEEGRDALRSYFVTVDPERDTVEVIGDYVSWVPGVVGVSGAREEIDKAIAAFRVYASKIPLEGGGYTMDHSAFVLLFDDRGNFFEPIRYQEELESAMGKIRRVQDM; via the coding sequence ATGGCACCAGCGCAAAAAGTAGCGCTGACCGTCGCGGGGGGGCTGGCTTTGCTGGCCCTCCTTGCGGTTGGTTGGTTTGCCGTTCTGGCCCCGACGATGACCGAGGAGGCTGCGATTGACCTTGGGCATGGCGACTATGTGCTGGAGGGCACCGATGGCGCGGCCTTCACCGAGGAGACGCTTCGCGGTGCGCCGACCGCGGTGTTCTTTGGCTTTGCCCATTGCCCCGAGGTTTGCCCGACGACGCTGGGCGATATCGACCTTTGGCAGGCGGAGCTGGCCGAGGAGGGACGCGATGCGTTGCGCAGCTATTTCGTGACGGTCGACCCGGAGCGGGATACGGTGGAGGTGATCGGGGATTACGTGTCTTGGGTGCCCGGTGTTGTGGGTGTTTCGGGCGCGCGCGAGGAGATCGACAAGGCGATTGCGGCTTTCCGGGTTTATGCCTCAAAAATCCCGCTGGAGGGCGGTGGCTACACGATGGATCACTCGGCCTTCGTGCTGCTGTTCGACGACCGGGGAAACTTCTTTGAGCCGATCCGCTACCAAGAGGAGTTGGAGAGTGCGATGGGCAAGATCCGGCGGGTGCAGGACATGTGA
- a CDS encoding ABC transporter substrate-binding protein — MKRATHAALAAVIATALPVAASADTIKVGVIAPFSGPFAIYGKQYQEAVETYVAQHGTSAGEHEIEFIYKDVGGPNPDQSRSLAQELLIRDQVDYLAGFTFTPNALAVAPLIEQSETPTVIFNAATSSINRESAFYLRTSYTLWQVSAPLAEWAYDQGMRTAATTVTDYGPGIDAENAFKAAFEAKGGEVVDAIRMPLSTTDFTPFIQRVRDEAPDAVFAFLPGGPPTFTYTKTYNENGLADAGIKFLGTAETEEVNLQGLGDAAIGLTTAYHYSGAHDSEANRAFQAKLNELFPDAIANWASVGAYDGTHLIYQMVAAAGTDGPAAVEAAKTLEWESPRGPVKMDPDARTLVQNVYIREVARDEASGKLVNRETGVIATVGDLGWDK; from the coding sequence ATGAAACGCGCCACTCACGCGGCCCTCGCGGCCGTGATCGCTACCGCTTTGCCTGTTGCCGCCTCTGCGGACACCATCAAGGTTGGGGTGATCGCCCCCTTCTCCGGGCCCTTCGCCATTTACGGCAAGCAGTATCAGGAAGCGGTTGAAACCTATGTCGCCCAGCATGGCACCAGCGCTGGCGAGCATGAGATCGAGTTTATCTACAAGGATGTTGGCGGGCCGAACCCGGACCAGTCGCGCAGCCTTGCGCAAGAGCTGCTGATCCGTGACCAGGTGGATTATCTGGCCGGGTTCACCTTTACCCCCAACGCGCTGGCCGTCGCGCCGCTGATCGAGCAGAGCGAGACGCCGACGGTGATCTTCAACGCTGCGACCTCCTCGATCAACCGCGAGAGCGCGTTTTATCTGCGCACCAGCTACACGCTTTGGCAGGTGTCTGCGCCGCTGGCGGAATGGGCCTATGACCAAGGGATGCGCACGGCGGCGACGACCGTGACGGATTATGGCCCCGGGATCGACGCCGAGAACGCCTTCAAGGCGGCCTTCGAGGCCAAGGGGGGCGAGGTTGTGGATGCGATCCGCATGCCGCTTTCCACCACCGATTTCACCCCCTTCATCCAGCGCGTGCGGGACGAGGCACCGGATGCGGTGTTTGCCTTCCTGCCCGGCGGCCCGCCCACCTTTACCTACACCAAAACGTACAACGAGAACGGCCTTGCCGATGCGGGCATCAAGTTTCTCGGGACGGCGGAGACCGAAGAGGTGAACCTGCAGGGGCTGGGTGATGCGGCCATTGGGCTGACCACGGCCTATCACTACTCCGGCGCGCATGACTCGGAGGCCAACCGCGCCTTTCAGGCCAAGCTCAACGAGCTGTTCCCCGATGCCATCGCCAACTGGGCCTCGGTCGGGGCCTATGACGGCACGCATTTGATTTACCAGATGGTGGCCGCCGCTGGCACCGATGGCCCCGCCGCCGTGGAGGCTGCGAAGACCCTTGAATGGGAGAGCCCGCGCGGCCCGGTGAAGATGGACCCGGACGCCCGGACGCTGGTGCAGAATGTCTACATCCGCGAAGTCGCGCGGGACGAGGCGAGCGGCAAGCTGGTGAACCGGGAGACCGGCGTGATTGCCACCGTGGGCGACCTCGGCTGGGACAAGTGA